GCATATTAAGGccttaaaaaattatttttttaaaataaaaaaaatacactgtatgCCAAAAACATCCACAAGAATAAGCACAACCAAGGGTAATTGAAATGTACTGCAGGAGGTcattttacaaaacacaaaactgaaattgtcaggaaaaaaaaatacaagacatCCTTATAACTGGAGCTGGAACATAggttcataaaataaattattgttcaTCTTGTCaagatttataaaaacaatttctatCTAGATGGGTTTTAAAACTCGTCATGCCGTACTAAGGCCTCCCCAAAATCAGTCGCTTGGCTCCCAACAAACAAATCGTATTTGTCGACTATTTCTTCTTTGGTGAGGCGACCATCCTGCAATGAAAGTAATGGGACGGTAAGTAAATACAGGTGATGCAAACAGTGTCAGCGAGTGTAAACCAGCCCAATTTACCTGACAGCAAGACTCACCTTGTCCGAGTCGGACTCGTACATGAGGTGCTTGGCCTCTGCTTCCGCGTGGTCATAGTCCGAAGGCAGGATCCAGTCCATAGTCTCCTCCTTGTCCATCTTCCCGTCCCTGTTCTTGTCTCGGAACTCAACAAACTGCTCGCGCTCAGTCTTGACCCACTCTGGCTCCTGAGGATCGCCTTCGTGATTGTACATGTCACCTAGCAACAGATGACatgcagggggaaggggggggggtgcctggtCAATTCGCTTTCACCTGTTTGTAAATTCATTGATCTTCTAATTCAGTAAGTAGTTAACTAGGTACACCAGAGCACATCACCACATACCTATGTATTCTTCCAAGTCAATAAAGCCATCTCCATTCTTGTCAATGTCTTCCATTGTTTCCtattggaaaataattattattagtttctcacacatccacacattctGACAGCTCTTGTcacagaaaatagtttttttttaaaacatacatctCTTAAGAAATGTCTATGCAAACAGGCAAGCTTCTTGAGTGTTACAAGCAGCAGGCAAATCTGTGCCTCGTAACCACTCCAGCATTTCTGGAAATCCTCATTTCCTAGGGGTGCACTTCGCATCCTGTTGGTGGTCAGTTCAAGGCGTGTGTAAAAGGTGGCATACCAGCACAACAATGTCCTTCATGTAGTCGTACTCCTCGGGGTGCAGGAAAGcggtgaactcctccttgtcagCGATGAGATTCCCGTCCTTGTCGGCCATTTTGAAGCGCCTTTCGTCTCTGGACATCATCTGCTTGTAATTGAACCCATCGTCAGGCTCAGGGTCATCTGAGAaacaggttggggggggggggcagaagaaaAACAGGCTAGAGTACTGCAGCATTGCCCATTAGATTGCATCACTTATTTCCAGAGCAGATGCCATTTTCTATTTTCCCAATTCAGGCATATTGTCCATTTAGACCACTGATAACTACAGGAATAATTCAAGCTTAGTGCTACATTCTGCACATGTACAACAGCAATGCCTCTTCGGgccatttcaaaatggcaccCCGAGCAGTACCCATTGGCTACAGTCAAAAGGAAGTGAAAGCTATAGAGAGAGccaattacaaataaaatggaattatgCTGACATAATAATGCTTTCCAACTGTGTTCATTAACACAGATGTGTTATTGGACTTCAACCCCATGCTGGGCCACACCCTCCTTACCCAGGTAAGTACCGTATGTGACATTCTTGTACTCCTCCCAGGAAATGACGCCATCGTTGTTCATGTCGAAGTCCTTCCACTGCCGGTCCACATTGTCATAGATGTACTTCTTCTGAGCCTTTTTAATCCACGCTTTCAGCTCCTCCTCCGTAACGTATCCATCTTTATTAGCGTCAATCTTCTCAACAATcatcctgaaagagagagagagactcaaatAAACATGTACACTTGTGCAAAGTTCATTCCAATTTAGCAAGAAGGACCATTCTTTCCAATTTCATGGTGTGTGGTAGGAAGGAAAGTCCCTGACATCATAGAAATCATTGTATGCATTGTATGCTAGAAGCATAGCACTAGAACTAAAATAACAATTCACTTGGGGCCAGGGGGTGAGAGGACTACAGATTTGAACCCCCTCAATCCTCTTCCTACATTGATATCAATGAAATGACCACAGTCTATTCTACTCCACCAAAGGAAATAAGTGATTACTCTGTGTGGATAAACTGGTCCTACGGTCAGTCACAGAACGGGTTACTGTCAGACTTGCGTACTGATAGTAAACCTGGACAAGGCTAATATTCTCTGTGAAGAGTAGTCCATTTCAACATCAACcatattcaaaatacaaaatgcttCCAGGTGCAGCAGCCACAAAACTACCTACCATTAAGTTATATagttatgcaaataaaacattagatattgaaataaaaattattccGTTTTGACAGACTTTACGACTTCTTGAGCATTACACTGAAACAAACCCACACTTGACCATCTCTGACTTGCGTAAACTATGACATGGGATCAGAGTTTAATTCAAATCTTGACAGAGGGGAGCAGGCCCGTACCCCAGGCGCTCCTTGCTCTCCTCGGGGGTGAGCTGGTCGAAGGTCTTggcctcctcctgccccaggAAGGCATCGTGGTCGTAGTCGAAGCTCTCCGCGTCGTCGTGCACCTTGTCGCTGAGCTGCTCGTGGTGGACCCGGTCCTTCTTCTCCGTGGCCGTGGGCTTGCTGGTGGCGTACACCACGCACAGGGCAAAGCACATGACCAGCGGGCGAAGCTCCATCTTCAGATCTATTCAGGAggaaggaaacacacacacacacacacacacacaggcacgtgcacacacacagagacacagttaATCCGTTCAGTAGTTGCATTCATTCAATTCTCTATTCAGTTCCAATGTTCCTGACtgataattatatatatatatatatatatatatatatatatatatatatatatatatatatataaagagcactgacagctgtttaaaaaaataaatataaaaaatacaatactttTTTGTAAACATATTTCTGGTTGAGTTTAACTTTAACAAGAGAGATGGAAGTGACCATCTGTAACTATCATTAGTGGCTTTTACAGGGAGCCTGTTTGAGTTTCAACAAGAAAGTCATCTTAATTCCTGTTCAGCCTTGCTTCACACCGTATTAAGGCTAAATTCCTCAAATTAAGTGCGGACAGTAATCTGCCTGTAAAAGGAACCAGTATGCACAGTCAGCATCCGTTCCAGCCGTTCAACAGTCCTGCCAACATCTTACTCCAGAAGTGGACCAGGAAGTAAGATACTTGGCATCTGCAGAAGCCTTTGCCTTTGAAACAGGACACGGAAAAGAAAGACGGGATTCCATTACAAGGAACACTTGGACATGAAGCcactgcgtgcgtgcgtgcgtataaGAGAGGGGGGCTGAGTCTTATCAAGTATGTTTATACCGggaaattaataattattgcAAGTTACTAAATTACTCCCCAGCTGTAGTAGCACCCCGCATGAGACAACTGGAGCCCATGAAAAATTCTGCCAGGAACACCCGTTTGTCAACGACTGATCACACAGGAGCCGAATGTTGCCGAAATAACAGCAAATTAgaaacaacaatttaaaaaatgttaaagaatAATTGAAACCTATAACATGGTTCAATTGCATTAAGTGGCTTCACAATGCAGTTCCTAGAAAAGGACACCGCATCGCGTTTCAGAGCAGCACCagaacaagccagactttcaTCACTTCCTGCGGCTTAAATCCCATTCACATATATTCGCTCGTCATTCTTCTAAAAATACGTCATTTATGGGGCAGTAACCAAGTATTCAAACGACGTTTCTAGTTTCAATACGGCTGGAGCCTAcattaacaaaatgtaaatattctcCGTGGGGATTCAAATTGTAGTAAAAAGACATTAccattgcattggctacacattttctaaaatgcgTAAATAAAATGGCCTTTATCTGGACTCGATTTTCCAATACACTTTAGAATTATTTAGTGCATAAATTGGCTATCACATCGAGTTGCAATAGCATACCGTTTCATCAATTTACTGGCACTCAGAGAAGTAAACCTGAAACATAGCGGACCCGCAGTAAAACGCGATGGGATAGATGTTTCCATACCTCAGGCCTGAGACAAATGCTtcacattcagaaaataaataccatGCATTTAAAAGGTGTGGCACGTCGCTTTTAGTCAACGGGCTTTTCGATCACATCCTAAACTGATGAGTCTTATGCTACACAAGAAATTACCCTTGTTGGTTAAAATTTAATCCACCAAAATCAAGATAAGATTTTGTATTTCAGGGTAACTCTTCAAATGAAGTTATGTTGAGGTTTCCGATTCCAAAGAAGTTCAAAGCAGGTTACTGGGTCTGCTTTGAACTGTCAAATAATTTGCAAAAATGCGCACCTGTAACCACAGATCAAGAAAACATACTTCGTTCCAAAAATATAGTGTTTCTTTCAATAATACCAAGCAGCCCTGTTTCTTGCTGGGTCAGGTCGCTGACGTTAGTTCCAATTCCCGAGGTGAGAAACAATAACTGGAAAACTTGCAAAAGAACGGaatactttgtgaaaataaCGCATTTAATTGGTGGCCAGCGAAGAAGTTAGCTATGATTTGTAGTTGTGATGGAATGTCACAGCGTTGATGCTCACTTATGAGCTTAACTTTAACTGCTGCACAAATACCCAATACAATGCATAAcatatagctagctaattagcaGCAATAACGAATTGGGTGTTAAAAACATACAACCGGCGAAATTAAATACGAACATCTAAATATCACGACTTGTGCTAATTAACGGTCACATACATACCCGTTCTTCTGTCTTGCGGTATAAACACCTTCCCAGGACAGCCACTCGCGCAAGATCGGATATACACCCTTTTTGCTACACAGTTTCCTGTTAAAAAAACGAGTTAGACCAATCGTATGATAGATACGACTTAATACGCCGTAAAACTACAGCCCCTTTGCCACCACAAGATTGGTCCACTTCAGTGCAAAAGAAATTGTTCGATTGGATGGAAAGCGCCACGTCTGCAAACCAAGGGAGCATTGAAGGGTCCTTAGCGCAACGTCGTCTTGCCAGATAAGGAGAAACCCGCTTCTGTGGGGGAATAAAACTGACGATTTTTGTTGTCACCTGTGTTTTCCTGAAAGTTTGCTGCTTGCAAGCTTCTTACAGAGTTTAGACATTTATAGACCTAGCTTTAAGGAAAATTTCAgggaaaaaatgcaatgcaacaaTTTGCCATATTAAATCTTCAATGAgttttgtgacatttaaaacacGCCTTTACTCTAGCGAGCACCCTGATATGCATAGCATTATCTATTTAAATGGTTACCATCCCTAAGGATCACTTGCTgttttgtgacatttaaaacacGCCTTTACTTTAGCGAGCACCCTGATATGCATAGCATTATCTATTTTAATGGTTACCATGCCTAAGGATCACTTGCTGAATTCCATTGCATGCCAACCAGGGGGATTTCATGTACACGTCTGGCAACCCTGCACACAATGGCGCAAACTTCAAACCTTAGCGGAGGACTATAAATGCACTCTGTCTAGAAGGCAGTTAAACATGAGCAATGCCAACAATAATCTAGATTATTTACCCACAATGTAAATGTTGACATTCACGGTAAAttcacataaaattaaaaagcacaaCACATATCCCATTACCAAACTGGATACACTAGTTGGGAGATTAAAATTTCAGGAAAGATGTACCATTGTCTTCTACTGAAAACATTAAAAGTACACTATGTAACAATTAGTTTCCAAAGTAATCCAGGTTATCAGATGCGAGTTGTATTTAAGTAAAACGGTTTGATCAAATATCTCTTGGTGTGTAATCTTAGTCATTCAGTacaaatatttgcatattaatttaattctgtGTTCTTTGTAAGTGCTGTTCATCTCTCTGAAGCACTTGCATAAAAGTGCTTGAATATCTCCAATAACACCAGTGGGTAGGCCAGTACTTGAGACTGGTGATAAGTCTTTCATGAAGATCAGGCACATTCTCCATGAAGCCTAAAAACCATTATTcaggaaaacaaatacaatttttctTGCGCGTATGCATTCAAGGTCTAAGCagcaactctttttttttttgcttttaaacaaTGTAACTTCTGGAtaaatttgttccttaaagaacaaaaatgtatctcCACTGAATACCTTTATCACCGAGAGTGTAACGTAGGGAATGGTTTTTGTTTGACAATTTGTTTCATTAATGGTACAACTACACCAAAAGACCACAAGGTGGTAGTGAAATACAAGCAGGTGCAAACACTGTAGGGGTCCAAAAAGGTAAATATGCACCTATTGTATGTGCCGCTCCAGTTTACACTGGCAGGGCATTACCCTTACTGCAGCTACcctaaaaacaaatattgtgtACAATAATGTTGATAACTGGCATTGATGAATGTCTGAAAACTCAGTCAAAGTTGATGCATGGTATCTAAGTGaacaaaatgctaaattaaatttagatGGTTACATGCTTTGCTGACTATAAATGTATAGCCACTACTGGTGTGAGCAACTGTAAAATATTCAATGCCCAACAGGAATATTTAGCTCTGACAAGCCTGATGATACATGTCTTTAGGTTGACTTGagctttcttttgtttgagCCACACCAAGTGGCAGGGGTCCAAGCCTGTCGTCATTTCTGGCAAAACCACAAAGCTGTTCCTTATGATACATGGCACAGTAGTAGGAGGTTTCACACAACGACAAATGGGAAAATTTGTTGCAAATTAACCAAATGAGATGTATATTAGTCAAAACAAGGGTCTGCTGACCAAGGTCCTGGAAAGCTGCTGGGTTCTAGAGAACATTTACTCAGTACTTAAATGAtcaattaataataatcaattaaatcaTTATAATCACTACTCTATTTGACCCAAAGACATTAAGTCAATATCACTATTTGACGGCAGCAGTTCAGTTACACGCTTTTAATTTAGGACAAGCCATGCACTGCACCATATAAACATGCCAAAAACACTTTCTGCTGTCATTAATGCACTACACAATTAATTGCAAACAACTGATGTCAACCTTTATTTCTAAAATACACCTTTTagccatacaaaaaaaaacaaaaagttaacaaaatggggggggggacaagttCTAGTGCAAATGGTGCTTCATTGCGACGGCAGCCTGTCCGTTAGTCAGTCAGCTGACCCGAGCCATCAAGAAAATGTCCCATTTCACACTCCAGTGCTTCAGCTGATGGTTATATGCACATCTTCAGTTGGTTCACAGGCCGCCCACACACTCGTGGTCAAAGTGCAGCATTCCTCATCAGTGGCGGTCCAAAACACAGAAAGTGGTTTCCGTTGTTCGTGATAGCAAAGCATTTGTTGCGTGAAATCTGTCAGTTCGAAAGCAACGTATTTTGACCACGGACACGGTTTTGATCGATACCCCCATTGCACTGTGTTCCTTGTCAGATGAATAAAAACGACATTTGAGTCAAATATGCACGAGTCATCTTGGTAATGCTGCTGCAGTGCTTCTCGAACGGATCCCAGAGGAATGTTTTTGTGTCACACCGATGTTTTCCGTTTCGCTGAGATCTTGTCCCCGACAGTACATCAAACCTCCAACGGAGTCTACAAGTGCAATTATCGCAAATACAACAGACAGCAACGTGCCAAGCACGTATATCTTGAGGATCCCGCCCATCGTCACAAAACTGTCCACTGCTGGGTCCCTGTGTGCGATAAAGGAACAGTTGGGAACTACAACATACAACATGGCCGCCACACTGCTCGTGGAGATTTACAGTCctgcagttttcagttttcatttcaaccctaatttaacacaatttaaacatgtccttactaattagcagctcaacgagacaCCAGTTGATTACggttggagttttttttttaaacctacagGACCgcagatctccagggacaggttTGAGCTGCCTTACAGTAACACGGAAGCGCAACTCAAACCACGTTTCAGACCACAGTTTGTGGCATTGTTAGCCGACTTATTCATGGTCGAGAATTATAACACTTGAGAAGTTGCGAGTGCAACCTGACCTCGCTACATATTAAGCGGCCACAACTACATGTATCCGATGAATAGCTATAGTTATAATCGCCATTAAATGTAATCTCACGAGCGATTGTACCGAAATCTTACCTCGATCGTTTTTTGAGGCGAGTCTTCGAGGTTTATGTGGGCTACTTTCTCCCAGAAACTAAAATTATATCGGTATCGTTTCCGTAACTAGAGGGCTACCAAACTGAATGCGTATGGTTACGGTTTTATGTTCGGCACTTCCTCCTTTAACGGCGACCAATGCCAGTGGCATTGCTCTGAGACTGGGAAATTCCAAACTGTCGTAGACTTACAAGGAAAGTACCACACTTTTACAACACTTGATACGATCGGGTATCACATGACGAACATTAATACAATGCCACCGTTCACCCGCTCATATCGTGCACTTCGACGCAAGCTTAGCCCTAAGGAGCGTCAGTTAACTGAAAATGTAACGTTAATAACCGGTCCAGGTCCATGTGTTAAACCGACGTAATTTGAGAACACATTTCCAAGGCATTTAAATATTCGGAATATTCCTGAATCGGAAATTAAGGGCTTTTGGGTGCATTTGGTGGGCTATGAACAGATGAGATAATTTCTATAAATTTACATTTGTCACATCAGCATAGCAAATGTTTTACGCCTACCTGGTGCAGCCGTTTTTAGACAGATTTCGAAGTCGTTTCATATCAGTGCTACTCAACCTTGAGCGgctaattagaatcaggtgtgccaaattagtgttgaaatgaaaacctgcaggactgtAGCTCTCCAGGGAACAGGGATGAGCAGCcctattttaaataaaccatttaCAGTCTGTACTCTGGCAATTTTAAGTCCCGATCTTTATTCTTGGTCCTGGGTAGCctccgcagggtctgctggtcttTGTAGTTAATCAGCACGGTGGATTACGCAGTCAGCCCACCTcatctggtttcttgggtctgaattagtAGCTGATGTCAGggcgaaaacaaaaaccagcagagccatggggacatttctaaagggaaataatttaatactgatttttgaataattttatttcccaaTCATATAAGGCTTACCGAAACCTACTTGACATACAGGTATACGAATGCCTTCGTTTTTATAAAACATGTATaatgaagtcattttttatGACAAGATATAATTGGTTTCTCCTTTACAGTTTTCTTGTTTACAGGGCACATAGTCAAATTCAGAggtgttctgggttttactcagcgcagttatccagctaactccaTGACCCTGTGTCCTGAAATACCCCCcaaacttctgctcttaattatttgaTCAGTCCACCATTTAGTCACTAATATTTTAGACACATTCTTTGATAAgttcatgaatgacagctgaagactgtcaCTGTGAAACATCCCGGCTAACACAAGATGTCCTCACAACATGACGGCAATGTTTTGTCCACGTTATAACACTGCCGCCAGACGGCAGCAATAATGTGAGAAACATTAGCAGGGATCGTATTGCGCTCTGATCTAAACCAGAATAAGTGTATCCAGCTAATCGGCTAATTTAGCCAAGTGTAACAGTGGTAACgaaaacctgcaaacacaccagCTCCGCAGGGGTGGAATTGCCCTCCACCTGCATGCTTTTAGTCTCCGGCATCCAAGCCGTCCGCAGGCTCTCGGCAAACCGAGGTTCCCGGATCCAAATCCACCTCGGCGCCTTCGTTACTACGCCCCACCTGCTCCGAGTCGCTGGCCTCTGCGTCCGTTTCGGACCCGGGGCTTCGGTTGCCAGTTCCCGATTCTAAAATGGGGCTTCGGTTGCCAGATTCCGACCCCTCCTTCACGCCGCGTTTACCGGACTCTGCCGTCACGCTCGGGTCGTGGTCAAAGTTGCAGATCCAGCTTCGTTGGCGCTCCTCTCCGTCGTTCAGCTGTAAGAATTCGATGCCCTCTGAAAGCCAGAAGATCAGTTCGGTCACTCGCAGTCACGCCGTTGCGGCGCAGGGGCGTCCTGAATAAAACCACGGCTGCGCTCCTTGCTTACAGTCGGCAGACCGTTTTCAATGCGCCGTGCTTTTCTCAACCAGCCTTCTGCAAACAGCTGAGCCTGTACTAGAGGCT
The Anguilla rostrata isolate EN2019 chromosome 19, ASM1855537v3, whole genome shotgun sequence genome window above contains:
- the LOC135245609 gene encoding calumenin-A isoform X2 — protein: MELRPLVMCFALCVVYATSKPTATEKKDRVHHEQLSDKVHDDAESFDYDHDAFLGQEEAKTFDQLTPEESKERLGMIVEKIDANKDGYVTEEELKAWIKKAQKKYIYDNVDRQWKDFDMNNDGVISWEEYKNVTYDDPEPDDGFNYKQMMSRDERRFKMADKDGNLIADKEEFTAFLHPEEYDYMKDIVVLETMEDIDKNGDGFIDLEEYIGDMYNHEGDPQEPEWVKTEREQFVEFRDKNRDGKMDKEETMDWILPSDYDHAEAEAKHLMYESDSDKDGRLTKEEIVDKYDLFVGSQATDFGEALVRHDEF
- the LOC135245609 gene encoding calumenin-A isoform X1; protein product: MELRPLVMCFALCVVYATSKPTATEKKDRVHHEQLSDKVHDDAESFDYDHDAFLGQEEAKTFDQLTPEESKERLGMIVEKIDANKDGYVTEEELKAWIKKAQKKYIYDNVDRQWKDFDMNNDGVISWEEYKNVTYGTYLDDPEPDDGFNYKQMMSRDERRFKMADKDGNLIADKEEFTAFLHPEEYDYMKDIVVLETMEDIDKNGDGFIDLEEYIGDMYNHEGDPQEPEWVKTEREQFVEFRDKNRDGKMDKEETMDWILPSDYDHAEAEAKHLMYESDSDKDGRLTKEEIVDKYDLFVGSQATDFGEALVRHDEF